The bacterium DNA window CTTTGTTCAAATAAATGGTTCATAGGTGGAGCGATAAACAACGCGGGGATAGTCCTTAAGTGGTTCAGGGATAACATTTTTGACCTCCCCTATGAGGAGCTCACATCCCTTGCTGAGAAGGTTCAATCCCCCGACCTTTTCTTCCTCCCTTTCATCACTGGAGAGAGATATCCGGAAATAGGGAATATAGTCTCGGGGGTATTCTGGGGGCTGAGAAGCTACCACGGGAAAAGCCATATGATAAGGGCGGGAATGGAGGGAGTAGCATTTACTCTGAGATTGGCTTTTGATGCGCTTAAAGAAAACGAAATAGAGATGAAAGAGCTGAGGGCGGGAGGTGGAGGCACGAAATCATCCCTTTGGATGAGAATCTTCTCCTCCGTCTTTAATATGCCCATAAAGATAACGGAATGTGAGGAGCCCGCCCTCCTTGGCTCAGCCCAGCTTGGTTTCTATGCCCTTAAGATGTTCAAGAGCTTGCAGGAAGCAAGGGAAAAATTGGTGAAAGTGAAGGAAATTTATTATCCGGAGGAAGAAATGCTTGAGTATTATGAAAAGAGATATGAGTTCTTCAAATTCTTGCTGAAAAGCCTCAAAAATGCCTTTAAAAAGCATAGCCAATTGTAAAGGAGGTTGTAAATGAAAGGAGAAATCGGCTTAATCGGTTTGGGCGTAATAGGGCAGAACCTCGCCCTGAATATAGCGAGGAAAAAGCATATAGTCTCTGTTTTCAATAGAACCACCGCGCGAACGGAGGAGTTCGTTAAGGAAAGGGTGAAGGATGAAGGGATTATCCCTTGTTATGACTTGAAAAGCTTTGCCGATTCCTTGGAGAAGCCGAGGAAGATTATCCTTTTGATAAAGGCGGGAAATCCCGTTGACGAGATGATTAATTCCCTTTTACCCTATCTGGAGCCTGGCGATTTGCTCATAGACGGTGGAAATTCCCACTACTTGGATACTTCAAGGAGGATTAGGGAATTGAGGGAGAGAGGCATTCTTTATTTGGGAATGGGGATATCGGGAGGGGAATATGGAGCGCTCTACGGACCATCTTTAATGCCCGGAGGGGAATATGAGGGATATGAGTTGGTTGAGAAAATCCTTTTGGAGATAGCCGCCAAAACCGAGGACGGAGCTTGTTGCACTTATGTGGGGAGGGATTCCGCTGGTCATTTCGTGAAGATGGTGCATAACGGCATTGAATATGCCTTTATGCAGGCGATAGCGGAGGTATACGATGTTATGAGGAAGGTCCTCAATATGCCCTCCGAGGAGATAGGAGATATTTTCGCGGAATGGAACGAGGGGGAATTGGCGTCCTTCCTAATAGAGATAACGGCAAAAATCTTGAAAGTTAAGGATGAGGAAACGGGAAAGCCGATTGTGGAAGTGATTTTGGATAAAGCGGAGCAGAAGGGGACGGGTAAATGGACAGCCCAGTCCGCGCTGGAGCTGGGCGTCCCCACTCCCTCCCTGAACCTCGCCGTTGTTGCGAGAACCATTTCCTATTTCAAGGATTTAAGAACGAAACTCTCTCAAAGATATGCGGAAACGCCTCCCAATCTCTCCATAGAGAAAGCTCAAACGATAGAAAATCTGAGAAAATCCCTTCTTTTCTCAATATTTATGTCGTTTTCTCAGGGTCTTTGGCTTATAAGCACTGCGAGCGAGGTCTATGACTATGGGATTAATCTCTCAGAGATATTGCGGATATGGAAGGGCGGATGCATAATCCGAGCTAAGCTCCTGAATTTTCTCCGGGAAATCATCAATGAGAACCCCGAGAATGTCAATCTTTTGGATAGCGAAAAGTCTGTTTCTTTTGTCTCCGATAAAACTGAGGCAATAAAATCCATCACGAAACTCGCCGGGGACTTCAACATTCCCACGCCCGTTTTGAACTCCTCTTTGGATTACTTCCTAAGCATTAGGGAAGAGGAGCTTCCCGCGAATCTAATCCAAGCTCAAAGGGACTATTTCGGCGCCCACACATTTGAAAGGAAGGATAAAGAAGGAACTTTTCATATAGAATGGGAAAAATTTTGAGAAGGAGGAGATGGCATGAGCTATCTTGAGGAACTTTTCTCTTTAAAGGATAAGGTCGCCGTCTTCACGGGAGGAGCGGGAGTTTTAGCGGGGGCAATCGCAAAGGGATTGGGAAAGGCGGGAGCGAGAATAGCCCTCACCGATATCGCTCCCCTTGAGGAAAGGGTTAAGGAATTGAGGGAGGAGGGGATGGAAGCGGAGGGCTATTATATGGATGCCCTTGATAAGAAATGCGTTGAGGAAGTAGCGAGGAAAATAAAGGATAGATTCGGCAAGGTTGATATCCTCCTCAACGCAGCTGGTGGGAATATGCCCGATGCGACAGTCTCCAAGGAGGTTTCCTTCTTTGATATTGATGCTGAGGCGCTGAAGAGGGTCGTTCATCTCAATCTCTTTGGCGGGGCGATAATCCCCAGCCAAGTTTTCGGAAGAATGATGCTGGAGAACGAGGATGGAGGAGTTATAATAAACTTCTCTTCTATGTCCGCTTTTAGACCCTTGACGAGGGTAGTCGGATACTCCGCTGCGAAAGCGGCGGTGAGCAATTTCACTCAATGGCTTGCGGTATACATGGCGCAGGAATTCTCTCCTAAAATCAGGGTAAACGCAATCGCTCCCGGCTTCCTATTGACGAAGCAGAATAGATATCTTCTTTTAGATGAAAAAGGAAATTTGACGCCGAGGGGACAAGCGGTCATCGCCCATACTCCGATGAGGAGATTCGGTGAGCCTGAGGAGCTGATAGGAACCGTTATTTGGTTATGCTCTCCCGCAAGTTCCTTCGTTACGGGAGCGGTTATTCCAATTGATGGTGGATTTAATGCTTTTGCTGGTGTATAATTGAAAAGAAATGGAAGAAAGACGGAGAGGAACATTAAGGATTAAGTTTATTAAATCCCCTACACCCAATACCATTGCCCTTCTCGCCCAGAGGGTAAGCCCGGAGCGGAGGGAGAGGATAAAGGGCGTTTGGGACGCTGTCGGATTGGTTCAGGGACATTTAGCGGACATATTCGCAGCCGCTGATATAGCGGAAAAGTCGGCGAATGTGGTTGTTGAGGAGATAAGGGGAGTTTGTCCTCAGCATATGACGATGATAGCCATCTTCGGCGACACCGCCTCAGTTGAAACCGCTCTAAGAGCGATAATAGATAGAATAGAAGAGGAAGGGTTATAGTCCTTAGAGATTATTTCTCCAATCTCGGGAAAGCCGATATGCGGAGGCGGGCGCAGCCCATCGGTATGAGCCTTATCTCCTCCAATGGCATCTCCGATTTCACCGGACTATCGGGAAGCAAGCCCACCATCCCGTTCTCCTCCTTCCATTCCGGCAAAATCCTTCCCTTCGCTATAATCTCTATGGGAGCGCCCTCCAAGCTAAAGGGCTGATATGGCAAAGACCCCTCTCTTTTAACCACCTTGAACGAATTCTCCGGATTATTGAGGTCAACGAGCAGGGCGTAGTTCCAGGGAGTTGTGGGATAAACCTCATAGGCGGGCCATTCATCCGTTCCTCCATAACGCACCCACTTCTCCTCTATCCTCAGTGAATAGGTGAGCGGTCCTCTATCTACCGATACAGCATTATGATTCTTCTCCCAAACCCTTACCCTTATCTCCATAGGCAAAGTTAGCTCAAGCACATCCCCATTGCTCCAGTTCTTCTTAATCACTATATAGGAAAGGGGCTTAGCTTCAACTTTCAATTCCTTTCCATTTAGGAGGAGCCTTGGAGCATTACACCAACCGGGAATCCTCAAATACAAGGGGAAATACACTTCCCCTCTCGTAAGGAAAGTGAATTTTATCCTCTCGTCAAAGGGATAATCCGTTTCCTCTATCACCTCTATCTCCTTCCCATCGCCTACCTTCGCCCTCAGTTTACAGGGAGCGTAAAGCGTAGCGGCTATCCCTCTATCCCTCGTAGCCATCCAAAGATGTTCGGAGAAGTATGGCCAGCCGTGGGAGTGATTATGTTGACAGCAGCGGTAGCTGTAGGGATTATAGGAGAGCATTTCCCCGCCGTTTTGGATAAGTGGAGAGTGGTCCTTGCTGTCAAGTTGAATCATATTTGGGGCGGTGAGGTAGTGGAGTGCTTTCAAATCGGGAGTGAATGCAGGGGGAAGGGAATTGAAGGCGATTTCCTCACAGCGGTCGGCATAGACGGGATTTCCCGTTATTGATAGGAGAATCTCATCGGAAAACATAAATTCAACCATTGAGCAGGTCTCAGCTGCTTGTCTTGGGTCGGTGTAGCCCGGTCGGCAATTCTCATCTGCCCCGAACATACCGCCCGGAACTTGACCATAGATATCCATAACGGTTCTGTAGTTTCGCTCCGTTGCCTCAAGATAGCGTGGGTCTTTTGCCTGCTGATAGAACTGGGCAGGCTCCCTAAATCCTTGACAAATGTTCACACCATGCCAAGTGGGGATTCCGTTCGTCCAATCCGCGGTCCTCTCGTGGATTATCTTCGCCAAATCCAAAAGCCATTTCTCTCCCGTGCGGTTATATAGCCAATAAATGCTGTCAAGATTATCCCCGCCTCTCCACTTCTGCCAGCTTCCCGGAAGGAGGTTCTCGGGAGGCTGGTTCAACTGCCAGCGGAAATATCTCTCCATAAAGGGAAGCACCCTCTTATCACCCGTGCCCTCATAGAAAGAGCGGAGGACATAGAGCATAATCATATTGGGCCACAAATCGTTGTTTCTCTTATTATCTCTTGGACCGAAATAACCATCCTCCTCCTGGCTTGAGAGGACAGCCTCAACCCATCTTCTTGCTTCATTGATTATTCTCTCGTCCTTGAGGATGTAGCCGAGGTCTATGAAGCCCTTAAGCCAATAAGGGAGTTCCTCCCAACCTCTTTCCCCTTCCCCATTTGGGCTCGCCCAAGCGCTTCCTTCAAATTTACACCAAGGGCTTATCTCCATAAGATGACCGCAGAGCCCATCAGCCATCAACAGAAGCTGATGCCTCAACCAACCTCTTGGCTCAATTGAACCGAGGGGAAGCTTGATGAGGGGGTTAGGAAGAAGAGGGGGTCTATTGCCGATATAGAAGGGATTCTCTCCCTCAGTGGGAGGTGTGGGGACGGAATAGGACTGCATTTTGCTCGCCTCCTTACAATAAGAAAGATTGAGGAAAAGGAGAAGGACGATAAGGAACCTTGCTTTCATATCATATTAAAACAAATATATCAACGAAATGCTTTTGGAGCAAGGTATTTAATCATGTTATATAGACATTGTGGTTCACTTATGCAAAAGAGATTGTTTCGCTATCGCTCGCAA harbors:
- the gndA gene encoding NADP-dependent phosphogluconate dehydrogenase yields the protein MKGEIGLIGLGVIGQNLALNIARKKHIVSVFNRTTARTEEFVKERVKDEGIIPCYDLKSFADSLEKPRKIILLIKAGNPVDEMINSLLPYLEPGDLLIDGGNSHYLDTSRRIRELRERGILYLGMGISGGEYGALYGPSLMPGGEYEGYELVEKILLEIAAKTEDGACCTYVGRDSAGHFVKMVHNGIEYAFMQAIAEVYDVMRKVLNMPSEEIGDIFAEWNEGELASFLIEITAKILKVKDEETGKPIVEVILDKAEQKGTGKWTAQSALELGVPTPSLNLAVVARTISYFKDLRTKLSQRYAETPPNLSIEKAQTIENLRKSLLFSIFMSFSQGLWLISTASEVYDYGINLSEILRIWKGGCIIRAKLLNFLREIINENPENVNLLDSEKSVSFVSDKTEAIKSITKLAGDFNIPTPVLNSSLDYFLSIREEELPANLIQAQRDYFGAHTFERKDKEGTFHIEWEKF
- a CDS encoding SDR family oxidoreductase, with translation MSYLEELFSLKDKVAVFTGGAGVLAGAIAKGLGKAGARIALTDIAPLEERVKELREEGMEAEGYYMDALDKKCVEEVARKIKDRFGKVDILLNAAGGNMPDATVSKEVSFFDIDAEALKRVVHLNLFGGAIIPSQVFGRMMLENEDGGVIINFSSMSAFRPLTRVVGYSAAKAAVSNFTQWLAVYMAQEFSPKIRVNAIAPGFLLTKQNRYLLLDEKGNLTPRGQAVIAHTPMRRFGEPEELIGTVIWLCSPASSFVTGAVIPIDGGFNAFAGV
- a CDS encoding BMC domain-containing protein — encoded protein: MEERRRGTLRIKFIKSPTPNTIALLAQRVSPERRERIKGVWDAVGLVQGHLADIFAAADIAEKSANVVVEEIRGVCPQHMTMIAIFGDTASVETALRAIIDRIEEEGL
- a CDS encoding glycoside hydrolase family 127 protein produces the protein MQSYSVPTPPTEGENPFYIGNRPPLLPNPLIKLPLGSIEPRGWLRHQLLLMADGLCGHLMEISPWCKFEGSAWASPNGEGERGWEELPYWLKGFIDLGYILKDERIINEARRWVEAVLSSQEEDGYFGPRDNKRNNDLWPNMIMLYVLRSFYEGTGDKRVLPFMERYFRWQLNQPPENLLPGSWQKWRGGDNLDSIYWLYNRTGEKWLLDLAKIIHERTADWTNGIPTWHGVNICQGFREPAQFYQQAKDPRYLEATERNYRTVMDIYGQVPGGMFGADENCRPGYTDPRQAAETCSMVEFMFSDEILLSITGNPVYADRCEEIAFNSLPPAFTPDLKALHYLTAPNMIQLDSKDHSPLIQNGGEMLSYNPYSYRCCQHNHSHGWPYFSEHLWMATRDRGIAATLYAPCKLRAKVGDGKEIEVIEETDYPFDERIKFTFLTRGEVYFPLYLRIPGWCNAPRLLLNGKELKVEAKPLSYIVIKKNWSNGDVLELTLPMEIRVRVWEKNHNAVSVDRGPLTYSLRIEEKWVRYGGTDEWPAYEVYPTTPWNYALLVDLNNPENSFKVVKREGSLPYQPFSLEGAPIEIIAKGRILPEWKEENGMVGLLPDSPVKSEMPLEEIRLIPMGCARLRISAFPRLEK